The Megasphaera elsdenii DSM 20460 genome includes the window AGGAATTCCTTGATTTCGTCTTCTGTCGGCGCATCCAGCTTACGGACCATGGCCAGGACGTTCATGACGAAACCGGGATTACAGAAGCCACACTGATCGGCGCCTTCACGGCCCATATAGAGGGCAAATTCTTTGGCTTCGTCCTGCAAGCCTTCCAGGGTCGTCACATGACAGCCGTCGATGCGGACGGCCAGCATGGCACAGGACAGGACGGGTACGTCATCGACCCAGACCGTACAGAGGCCGCAGTTCGTCGTTTCACAGCCGCATTTGACGCTGTAACAGCCCTGGCTGCGAAGAAAATCATAGAGCATCAGGCCCGGCGCGACGTCAGCCGTCGCCTTCTTGCCGTTCAGCCAATACGTAATGGTCATCACTGGTCACCTCCCAGTACTTTCGTCAATAAGCGCCGGCAGAGGACGACAGCCATATCGTGGCGATAATCGGCTGAACCGCGCATATTGCTTTCATAGTTCAGGGAGCCAGCCATCTTTTCAGCAGCCCCTTCCAGTCCTTGGCGGCGCACGTCGCTCACGGACTGGCAGAGCACCTGGGCCCGAGCCGGACGGGCACCGATAGCACAGCGCACGTCTTCTGCATCAGCCGACACGGCGACAGCAATGACAGGGAAGTCTGTTTCATTGAGGCGCAGCGAATCATACGCCGTCTGGCAGGCCTTTTTCGGGATGACCACCTGCGTGACGATATCCGTACCCGGCCCGGTCTGGCCGAAGTCTGCCAGGCTGACCGCGCCGCCTTTGTACAATTCGACTTGAGCATCCAAGGCCAAGAACAGCGTCCAGATGTCAGAAAAGCCGAAGCGGCCGCTGATACTGCCGCCGACAGTCGCCATGTTGCGGAACTGGGTCCCGACGATATGGCGGACGGCTTCTTTCATAGCCCCCTGGGTAAAAGCGGCCAGCCCTTCATGACCTTCGAGCTGCCCTAACGTGACCATAGCGCCGATGCGGAAGACATCGTCTCCTTCTTCGATCTGGTCCAGCCCCAGCCCGGACAAGTCGATGGCCTGGGCAATGCGCCGCTGCGGCGACAAGCGGAGCCAGCAGCAGCCGCCGAGGACGACAGCGGACCGCTTTTGCTTGAGTTTCCACGCTTCTTCCAGCGATGCCGCTTTCGTATATTGCGCAATATTCATAAAAAACCCTCCTTTGCAGGGTAAAAAATAAACTTCAATGCATAATTTATCAAGTTTATTATACCAGCAAAGAAGGGCGGGCCGCAAGGGCTCGTGGCTCGTGGCTCGTGGCTCGTGGCTCGTGGCTCGTGGCTCGTGGCTCGTGGCTCGTGGCTCGTGGCTCGTGGCGGGCCGCCCTGGCCGGGTCGGCCCCTACGGGCGGATGACTTGCCGCCTATGGTAACGTCGTTTTTCTTCATACATGTGCTTATCGGCGGCTTGCAGGACAGGAGGCAAGCCTTGGATGGCTTCGGCTACCCAATGATAGCCAAGGGCAATGTTCAAGTTTTGGGACGCGATTTGTCTGCGGATCTGACAGCAAGCCTGATGGAAATCCCGTTCTTCTACATGCTGCCAGATGATGACGAATTCATCGCCGCCGATGCGGAAGACTTCTCCGCCATGGCGGTATTGCTGGAGAATCGACGCCGTATGACAGATGAGCCGGTCGCCGCTGGCATGACCTTCTTCATCGTTCGTCTTCTTGAGGTTATTGATATCGGCAAAGAGGACGCCCATGCTGACCTGGCAGTTGACGTGCTGCTGATAGGCATCGAAGGCATTGCGGTTAGACACGCCGGTCATCTGATCGATGAAACTGTGGTTCCGCATCTGATAGATATGGTCCCGGCCTTTGAGCAGCACCAAAAGGAAGCTGCCTGCCAGGCGGAGTAATTCATCGGCCTGTTCTCTTGCATCGGGATGAATATTTTCCAAGACAATCGCGCCAATCCGGTTGCCCGGCATGAAAAAAGCCATCGCCGCTACATTGTGGATGTGAGCGCGATGCATATGTTCCTTTATAGAAGAATCCAGGTCCGGCCAGTCCGCCGTATTGGCAATGAAGACCGGATGGCCCCGACTGGCCAAGTCCTTGAACCAGCCCCGCAGCTTCTGCCGATCTTCGTTCGGGATGACACGATCCGTATCATAAGTCATGCCGTCCGGGGTCCAGCAATAGAAGTGGATAGGCGTATCATCGAAGAGAAACGCTTTTCCAGCGCCTAAAAATGAGCCAATGCGGGCAACAAAGGAAAAGAGGATGTCGTCTGGATCATCATTAGTCATAGCCTGACACACGGCATCCTGCAAAATCGCAATAAGCGTCATCATCTTTTTCTGATTACAGTACATGGAATCCCCCTGTCTGATACACACAAAAAAAACGGCCCCATACTGGCTGTACGGCGGCCGTCATCAGAAACCTGATTCCTTTTTTGCACACAAAAAAGAGAGATTGCAACTGGCTGCCAGCAGAGGCCCTATAGCTTTGCGTCGCCGGGTTTCCCCGGGTTTGCCGAATTTAATGTTTACTTTTTACATCAAGCATTATATACCCAGCCTAAATTTGTGTCAATAAACAGCATACAAAAGCATAAATATACTATGGCATCAAGCCAACATAGTATGTCCTGATGTGGTCATTTCCCCCTAAGCGCCACAGGGAAATGCCGTCGACGCCATGTTCCAATGCCTGCTGTTTCCAAGCCCGGAGGGTCTCACTGTCACCATACCAGCCGGTAACGGCCGTGCCATCGGCCCGATGTCCTTCAAACTGTAAGGCTTGGCTGGACGGTTCGCGCTGGACCTTGGCATGGAGGGATTTAGCCAGCTCCCGGGCTTCTCCTTCCGTGACCATACGCGGGCTCTGTCCGCTTTCCCAGATACAGCCACCAGTAGCAAAGGCGATGCTGTGCGGCCGCGGCAGACGGTCCACCCGTCCGAGGACGGTATTGATGAAGTCCGGATCCGCCTTGGGACCTGCGTCTTTCGTATGCGTACCATAGAGATTATAGCACATGATGACGTATTCCGGACCTTCCGGGAAAATGAGCTTGTTGGCCGGGACAGACGGTTCAAAAATGATGCGCAAAGGCACCTGTTGTTCGTCAGCTGCCGCGGCGATTTCCTGAATGAATTTCACATAACGGAATGCCACGAGGGGATTCTTCCAAACCTGTTCATAATCGATTTCCAGGCCGTCATAGCCATAGGCTTTCATAGTCCGGAACAAATCGTCAATATGGGCCTGACGCGAAGCCTGCG containing:
- a CDS encoding (2Fe-2S)-binding protein, whose product is MTITYWLNGKKATADVAPGLMLYDFLRSQGCYSVKCGCETTNCGLCTVWVDDVPVLSCAMLAVRIDGCHVTTLEGLQDEAKEFALYMGREGADQCGFCNPGFVMNVLAMVRKLDAPTEDEIKEFLSGNLCRCTGYISHMRAIKAYFKAKGKEVRA
- a CDS encoding FAD binding domain-containing protein; this translates as MNIAQYTKAASLEEAWKLKQKRSAVVLGGCCWLRLSPQRRIAQAIDLSGLGLDQIEEGDDVFRIGAMVTLGQLEGHEGLAAFTQGAMKEAVRHIVGTQFRNMATVGGSISGRFGFSDIWTLFLALDAQVELYKGGAVSLADFGQTGPGTDIVTQVVIPKKACQTAYDSLRLNETDFPVIAVAVSADAEDVRCAIGARPARAQVLCQSVSDVRRQGLEGAAEKMAGSLNYESNMRGSADYRHDMAVVLCRRLLTKVLGGDQ
- a CDS encoding sensor domain-containing diguanylate cyclase — translated: MYCNQKKMMTLIAILQDAVCQAMTNDDPDDILFSFVARIGSFLGAGKAFLFDDTPIHFYCWTPDGMTYDTDRVIPNEDRQKLRGWFKDLASRGHPVFIANTADWPDLDSSIKEHMHRAHIHNVAAMAFFMPGNRIGAIVLENIHPDAREQADELLRLAGSFLLVLLKGRDHIYQMRNHSFIDQMTGVSNRNAFDAYQQHVNCQVSMGVLFADINNLKKTNDEEGHASGDRLICHTASILQQYRHGGEVFRIGGDEFVIIWQHVEERDFHQACCQIRRQIASQNLNIALGYHWVAEAIQGLPPVLQAADKHMYEEKRRYHRRQVIRP
- a CDS encoding glycosyl hydrolase family 18 protein; this encodes MMKILSGAVAAGIILVVAGAVSLMVPSTSAAKQRPQPTFDNNAWIAYWDYDKGLKEAKDISSQLNSVSYFGGALDRQGQVIVLGPAKAFAAEKLPRYKVTVKKYLTVVNDVYDNPQDPKGQTKVKDTSILETILATQASRQAHIDDLFRTMKAYGYDGLEIDYEQVWKNPLVAFRYVKFIQEIAAAADEQQVPLRIIFEPSVPANKLIFPEGPEYVIMCYNLYGTHTKDAGPKADPDFINTVLGRVDRLPRPHSIAFATGGCIWESGQSPRMVTEGEARELAKSLHAKVQREPSSQALQFEGHRADGTAVTGWYGDSETLRAWKQQALEHGVDGISLWRLGGNDHIRTYYVGLMP